A window from Physeter macrocephalus isolate SW-GA chromosome 11, ASM283717v5, whole genome shotgun sequence encodes these proteins:
- the SKIDA1 gene encoding SKI/DACH domain-containing protein 1 — MGDLKSGFEEVDGVRLGYLIIKGKQMFALSQVFTDLLKNIPRTTVHKRMDHLKVKKHHCDLEELRKLKAINSIAFHAAKCTLISREDVEALYTSCKTERVLKTKRRRVGRALATKAPPPERAAAAAASPRPGFWKDKHQLWRGLSGAARPLPISAQSPRPGAAVVRPAAHLPQIFSKYPGSHYPEIVRSPCKPPLNYETAPLQGNYVAFHSDPAYFRSLLCSKHPAAXXXXXXXXXXXXAAAAAAAYYQASAAGPQPKAAASAGGPVSLTYRCKRKRGGAKDCLLEPHAGARRLLLLPRSYKAKAAAAAAAAAAAAAAAAGATCLERFHLVNSFCPPPHHHHHHHHHHHHHHHHHHHRAQQPQPNHHPPHHHRPQPHLGSFPESCSSDSESSSYSDHAANDSDFGSSLSSSSNSVSSEEEEEEGEEEEEEEEEEEDEEEGGSGASDSSEVSSEEEDSSTESDSSSGSSQVSVQSIRFRRTSFCKPPSVQAQANFLYHLASAAAATKPAAFEDAGRLPDLKSSVKAESPEEWNMQSWAPKASPVYCPASLGSCFTEIRNDRVSEITFPHSEIPSTVKRTELTINCLAEGASSPSPKTNNAFPQQRILREARKCLQATPTTYCADNNTIAARFLSNDSSGVAANAEKDSKIPHCTEFATDLPSSPTDPEVDAAAATKAENPCTDTGDKKLPFLHNIKIKVEDSSANEEYEPDLITNKLKCECNDTKGEFYSVTESKEEDALLTTAKEGFACPEKETPSLNPLAQSQGLSCTLGSPKPEDGEYKFGARVRKNYRTLVLGKRPVLQTPPVKPNLKSARSPRPTGKTETHEGTLDDFTVINRRKKVASNVASAVKRPFNFMANFPCPPSLIIGKDGDLWPAYSLNTTKDSQPPHKAHPIWKWQLGGSAIPLPPSHKFRKFNS, encoded by the exons ATGGGAGACCTGAAGTCAGGTTTTGAAGAGGTGGATGGCGTGAGGCTCGGCTACCTCATCATTAAAGGAAAGCAAATGTTTGCCCTCTCCCAAGTCTTCACGGATCTGCTGAAAAACATCCCGAGGACGACCGTGCACAAGCGCATGGATCATCTGAAAGTGAAAAAGCACCACTGCGATCTGGAGGAGTTGCGGAAACTCAAGGCAATCAACAGCATCGCCTTCCACGCCGCCAAATGCACTCTCATCTCCCGGGAAGACGTGGAAGCGCTCTACACCTCCTGCAAAACCGAGCGCGTCCTCAAGACCAAGCGCAGGAGGGTCGGCCGGGCCCTGGCCACAAAGGCGCCGCCGCCAgagcgcgccgccgccgccgccgccagcccCCGCCCGGGTTTTTGGAAGGACAAGCACCAACTTTGGCGGGGCCTGAGTGGAGCCGCGCGGCCCCTGCCAATCAGCGCGCAGTCCCCGCGCCCGGGCGCCGCCGTCGTGCGCCCAGCCGCCCATCTACCTCAGATTTTTAGCAAATACCCGGGCTCGCACTACCCGGAAATCGTGCGCTCGCCTTGCAAACCCCCTCTAAACTATGAAACTGCCCCGCTCCAGGGAAACTACGTCGCTTTCCACTCGGACCCTGCTTATTTTCGGAGCCTGCTGTGCAGCAAGCACCCGGCTGC NNNNNNNNNNNNNNNNNNNNNNNNNNNNNNNNNNNNNgccgccgccgccgccgccgcctacTACCAGGCGTCGGCGGCCGGGCCCCAACCCAAGGCGGCGGCGAGCGCCGGAGGCCCCGTGAGCCTGACCTACCGGTGCAAGCGCAAGCGTGGGGGCGCCAAGGACTGCCTGCTGGAGCCCCACGCCGGCGCCCGCCGCCTGCTTCTGCTGCCCAGGTCCTACAAAGCCaa ggctgccgccgccgccgccgccgccgccgccgccgcggccgccgccgccggggcCACTTGCCTGGAGAGGTTTCATCTGGTTAACAGCTTCTGCCcgcctccccaccaccaccatcaccaccaccaccatcaccaccaccaccaccaccaccaccaccacagggCCCAGCAGCCGCAGCCGAATCACCACCCCCCGCATCACCACCGGCCGCAACCCCATCTGGGCAGCTTTCCCGAGAGTTGCAGCAGCGACTCCGAGTCCAGCTCCTACTCGGACCATGCAGCCAACGACTCAGATTTTGGCTCCAGTTTGTCTAGCTCCAGCAACTCTGTGTCCtcggaggaagaggaggaggagggagaggaggaggaggaggaggaggaagaggaggaggacgaggaggagggggGCAGTGGGGCCTCGGATTCCAGTGAAGTCAGCTCGGAGGAGGAGGACTCGTCCACGGAGTCGGACTCCAGCTCCGGCTCCAGCCAAGTGTCAGTGCAGAGCATCCGTTTCAGGCGCACCAGCTTCTGCAAGCCTCCCAGCGTGCAGGCGCAGGCCAACTTCTTGTACCATCTGGCCTCCGCCGCCGCTGCAACCAAACCCGCTGCTTTCGAGGATGCCGGCAGACTTCCCGACCTCAAGAGTAGTGTCAAAGCGGAGTCGCCCGAGGAGTGGAATATGCAGAGCTGGGCCCCCAAAGCGTCTCCGGTGTACTGCCCGGCCAGCCTGGGGAGTTGTTTCACAGAGATAAGGAACGATAGGGTATCTGAGATTACATTCCCACACTCTGAAATTCCCAGTACTGTAAAGAGAACTGAGCTGACAATTAACTGCCTGGCGGAGGGGGCCTCTTCACCTAGCCCAAAGACAAACAATGCATttccacaacaaagaatactcCGAGAGGCTAGGAAATGCCTACAAGCAACTCCTACTACATACTGTGCAGATAACAACACAATAGCTGCTAGGTTCTTAAGTAATGATTCTTCGGGAGTGGCAgcaaatgcagaaaaagattcCAAAATCCCTCATTGCACTGAATTTGCTACGGATTTGCCCTCTTCGCCAACCGATCCCGAGGTGGATGCAGCAGCAGCAACTAAAGCCGAGAATCCCTGCACTGACACAGGCGACAAGAAATTGCCATTTCTGCACAATATTAAAATCAAAGTAGAAGACAGTAGTGCTAATGAAGAATATGAACCCGACCTTATTACAAATAAGCTAAAGTGCGAGTGCAATGATACAAAGGGTGAGTTTTACAGTGTGACTGAAAGTAAAGAGGAGGACGCCTTGTTAACCACAGCCAAGGAAGGTTTTGCATGCCCTGAAAAAGAAACTCCTTCCTTAAACCCACTGGCTCAGAGTCAGGGCCTTTCATGCACTTTAGGTTCTCCAAAACCTGAGGATGGGGAATATAAATTTGGTGCCAGGGTGAGAAAAAATTACCGGACACTAGTACTGGGAAAGCGACCTGTACTTCAGACACCTCCAGTCAAACCAAATCTGAAATCAGCTAGAAGTCCTCGTCCTACAGGTAAAACTGAGACACATGAAGGAACACTGGATGATTTTACAGTTATAAACAGACGCAAAAAGGTAGCCAGCAATGT